A stretch of DNA from Bacillota bacterium:
AATGGTTTAAAGATCCTTCGCCAGCGCAAGAACAGGCAGGATAACAACAAGGGACTCTTTCAGCTAGCTCCCTTAGTCCCTGAAGTCAATAGGCCCTCTTAGGGCCGAAGGTTGATTCCAGTATACTGAAGCGGTAAGATACAGTTAGAACAAGTTAAGGAAAGGTGTGGCAGAATTGGACGTACATGCCAAGGTTCAGGCCTGGCTCAATCAGTTTGATTTGGGCCTGAAGATTATCGATACGCCGGAGAATACGGCTACAGCCGAACTGGCGGCTGAAGCCTTGGGAACAGAAGTAGGCCAAATAGCCAAGTCACTCCTGTTCCGAATTGGCGATGATGAATACGCCATGGTAGTAACAGCCGGTGATGTAAAAGTAAGGTCTGGTAAGCTTAAAGCCGTTGTCGGCAGCAAGCCGCGCATGGCAAGTGTTAAGGAAGTACAAAAAGTTACCGGTTACTCCATCGGTGGCGTCTGCCCCTTTGATCTGCCAGCGGAGAGCAAAATCAAGATTTTGCTAGATAAAAGCCTGGCCCGATTTCCAGTGGTCTACGCCGCCGCCGGCAGCGATCACTCGGCTGTAGGTGTCACTTTAGAGCAACTGGAGCAGATTACCGGCGGAACCGTAGCCGACGTAACCGAATAGACAGCCCACGGAACGAGACGGGGCTCATCCTTCGGATCCAAGCTGTTCCTTACACACCTATGGTTGCAGAATTATCCCCGAAGCCAAGCTTAGCCCACATGCAAAAGAGCGAGGCGAACGAGGGAAAACCGCCGATGCATGTCCCCACCTTTTAGGGTGGGCAAGTCGAGCCCCGATAGGGGCGAGTTCAGAGGCGGCCCGAGAAAGCCGAGCTCGGTCGTCCTGAAGGGCACCGCAGTGCGAGGGGATAACTTGCAGCCCGAATACAAAAAGAAAGCTAGCTACTTCGTAGTAGCAGAAGTTGGTGCTACCAAGGAACGGCTAGCAAGTTCGTTCCAGTCAGTCCAATTCCACTTTTGAATTATCCTTATCCACCCAAAACTGCCTTGTCTTGGCTCCACAATGCTCTTCTAACATGGCCGCCAGCTCAGCCTGAGCGGCCTTTGCTGCTTGGTCAGTGGTGCCGTAAAAAGCATCAATCGGGCAAAAAAGTCGCCTGGTCTCCGGCACTACTTTCGCCTTCTCTCCTTGGCGCCAAACCCATTTGCGCGTCCGGACTTGATTATCGGTAACATAGATAACTTCGCCCTCATCCACCGGTTCTGGCTCTTCCCCGCCAAAGGGAATAAACCTGTCCTCGGCCCGGGCCAAGCGCAGTTCAATATCTCCCGGCAAAATCTCCCGGTCGTGCGCTCCCATGGGCAA
This window harbors:
- a CDS encoding YbaK/EbsC family protein, whose amino-acid sequence is MDVHAKVQAWLNQFDLGLKIIDTPENTATAELAAEALGTEVGQIAKSLLFRIGDDEYAMVVTAGDVKVRSGKLKAVVGSKPRMASVKEVQKVTGYSIGGVCPFDLPAESKIKILLDKSLARFPVVYAAAGSDHSAVGVTLEQLEQITGGTVADVTE
- a CDS encoding tRNA synthetase subunit beta, encoding MAKFMVAPALFELFPEACFGVVVAEEVDNRAGSQVVSDLLAAQARTLNQELGGTNVREHPHVAIWREAFRKLELNPNRFPSSIEALARRIAKKAELPSINKIVDLVNILSLKYLLPMGAHDREILPGDIELRLARAEDRFIPFGGEEPEPVDEGEVIYVTDNQVRTRKWVWRQGEKAKVVPETRRLFCPIDAFYGTTDQAAKAAQAELAAMLEEHCGAKTRQFWVDKDNSKVELD